The genomic region CACGTCCATCCCGGCGAGCCGCCGCAGCTGTTCGGCCACCACGGCCGCCTTCAACTCACGCTGTCGCTGCAGCGTCGCGTGCTGGAAGTCGCAGCCGCCGCAGCCGCCCGGCCCGAAGTGGAAACAGCGCGGGGTGATCCGCGCCTCGTCGGCCCGGTCGATGCGGATGGCATCCGCCCGGAGGAAGCCGTCGTGGCGGGTGTCGGTCAGCCGGACGAGCGCCTGCTCGCCGGGGAGCGCATGACGGACGAAGACGACCCGTCCAGCCCAGCGGGCGACGCAGTGACCGCCGTGCGCGACCGGGCCGATCTCCAACAGGATCTCGTCACCGACCCGCGGGTGCTCGGGATCGGGAGGCACCGTGACGGTCTCCGACGACGGGCCTGCTGCGCTCACCCGAGGTCCTTGCGTCCCGTCTGGTGCAACGGCACCTCCATCGGGACGTCGCGCATCCGCCGCTGCACGGCCTCGGTCGAGCTCATCTGCCACGGCACGCTGGTCACCATGATGCCCGGGGTGAACAGCAGTCGGGTCTTGAGGCGCAAGGCGGACTGGTTGTGCAGCAACTGTTCCCACCAGTGCCCGACCACGTACTCGGGGATGAACACGGTGATCAGGTCACGCGGAGAGTCCTTCCGGACCCGGCGTACGTAGTCGATGATCGGCTTGGTGATCTCGCGGAACGGCGAGTCGATCACCTTGAGCGAGACCGGGATCTGGCGGTCCTCCCACTCCCTGGCGACCTTCGCGGTCTCCTCCGGATCGACGTTGACCATCACCGCTTCGAGGGTGTCGGCCCGGATCGCCCTGGCATAGGCCAGCGCCCGCATCGTGGGCAGGTGCAGCTTGGAGACCAGTACGATGCCGTGGATCCGGCTGGGCAGCACCATGTCGTCCTCGTCGGCAGCCAACTCCCGCGACACCCGGTCGTAGTGCCGCCGGATGGCCTTCATGGTGGCGAACAGGATGCCCATGGCCAGGATCGCGATCCACGCCCCGGCCAGGAACTTCGTCACCAGCACGATCACCAGCACCACGGAGGTGAACGTCAGACCGATCGCATTGATCGTCTGGCTCCGGCGCATCTGGCGGCGGCGCTTCTCGTCCGTGGTCTTGGCGAGCTCGCGGTTCCAGTGCTTGATCATCCCGGCCTGCGAGAGGGTGAAGGAGACGAACACCCCGACGATGTAGAGCTGGATCAGCGCAGTCACGTTGGCCTGGAACGCGATCACCAGGATCAGTGCGATCACCGCCAGGAAGACGATGCCGTTGGAGAACGCGAGCCGATCGCCGCGGGTCCGCAGCTGGCGGGGCAGGTAACTGTCCTGCGCGAGGATCGAGGCGAGCACCGGGAACCCGTTGAACGCGGTGTTGCAGGCCAGGATCAGGATCAGGCCGGTCGCGATGGAGACGACGTAGAAGGCGATCGGGAAGCCGGAGAACACGGTCTGCGCGACCTGGGCGATCAGCGTCTTCTGGTAGTACCCCTCGGGTGCGCCGATCAGCAGGCCGCCCTGCTCGACGATGTGCACGTTGGTCACCATGGCCAGGAACACCAGCCCACCGAACATGGTGACGGCGATCAGCCCCATCAGGGCCAGCGTGGTGGCGGCGTTCTTGGACTTCGGCTTCTTGAACGCCGGCACCCCGTTGGAGATCGCCTCGACCCCGGTGAGCGCTGCCGAACCGGAGGAGAAGGACCGCATCAGCAGGAAGATCAGCGCCAGCCCCGACAGTGAGTGCGTGACCGGGATCTGGAAATCGGCGGTCTCCGCCCGCATCTCGCTGCCGAAGACGTACCGGCCGATCCCGGTACCGATCATCACCACCATCGAGACCACGAACAGGTACACCGGAATGGCGAAGGCCAGGCCTGATTCCCGCACACCACGCAGGTTCGCGGTCGCCACCAGGGCGATGATGATGATGGAGAACAGCACCGGGTGGTCGCCGACGACCTTCACCGCTGAGCCGATGTTGGCCACCCCGGACGCCGTCGAGACGGCGACGGTCAGGATGTAGTCGACCGACAGTGCACTGGCGACCAGCAGGCCGGCCGTCGGACCGAGGTTGGTGGTGGCGACCTCGTAGTCGCCGCCACCGCTGGGATAGGCGTGCACGTTCTGCCGGTAGGACGCGACGACCACGAGCATGACAACGCACACCAAGATCGCCAGCCAGGGCGCGAACACGTACGCGCCGACGCCGGCGACGGCCAGCGTGGCGAACACTTCCTGGGGCGCGTAGGCAACGCTCGACATCGCGTCGGAGGCGAACACCGGCAGCGCGATCCGCTTCGGGAGCAGCGTGTTCCCGAGCTTGTCGCTCCGGAACGGTCGACCGACGAGCAGCCGCTTGGCCACATAGGTCATCTTGGACACCGCTCACCTCCCACCGGCGGAAGGATACGCACACCCGGTGACGATCGGACACCGCAGGCGCCGGTACACGGTCCGCTGCTGCCTCAGGTCACCAGCACCCCCGCAACCGGTAACGCTAGGGTGCACGGGTGCACATCGTCATCATGGGTTGCGGCCGGGTCGGCTCGGCTCTTGCCAAGGCACTCCACCGGGCCGGTCACTCCGTGGCAGTCATCGACCGGGACGAGACGGCGTTCCGCCGGCTCGGGGTCGATTTCTCCGGCCAGCAGGTGCTCGGGATGGGCTTTGATCGCGACACCCTGATGCGCGCCAGGATCCGCGAGGCGCACGCCTTCGCCGCAGTGTCCTCCGGAGACAACTCGAACATCATCGCCGCCAGGGTCGCCCGCGAGCAGTTCGGTGTCGACAACGTGGTGGCCCGCATCTACGACCCGAAACGTGCTCAGGTCTACGAGCGACTCGGCATCCCCACCGTCGCCACCGTTCCCTGGACGACGGACCGGTTGCTGCGGGCGATCCTGCCCGACGGGCTGATCTCGGAATGGCGTGACCCGTCCGGCACCGGAACCATCATCAACCTGCCCTACCACCAGGCCTGGGCGGGCCGTCCGCTGCAGGAGCTCGAGGAGCTCTGCACCGTGCGGGTGGCGTTCGTCATCCGGTACGGGAGTTGTCTGCTGCCCACCGCGGACACCATCGTCCAGGAAGGCGACCTGGTGTACGCGGGAGCCGTCGCCGGCGGAATCAAGACGATCGCCGCTGCCGCTGCTGCTTCACCGGAGGAGGAGCACTGATGCGTGTTGCCATCGCAGGGGCCGGATCCGTGGGTCGATCCATCGGGGCGGAACTGGTCGAGAACGGCCACCAGGTGATGCTGATCGACCGCAGCCCCGAGGCGATGAAGCCGGAGCGCATCCCGAACGCCGAATGGGTGCTCGCCGACGCCTGCGAGGTGTCCTCCCTGGAGGACGCCGGCCTGCAGACCTGCGACGTGGTGATCGCCTGCACCGGCGACGACAAGGTCAACCTGGTGCTGTCGCTGCTGGCCAAGACCGAGTTCGCCGTCAACCGCGTCGTCGGCAGGGTCAACGACCCCCGCAACGAATGGCTGTTCACCGACGCCTGGGGGGTTGACGTCGCCGTCTCGACGCCACGCATCCTGGCCGCCCTCGTCGAGGAAGCGGTGACGGTCGGCGACCTGGTGCGGCTGTTCACCCTCCGCCAGGGGCAGGCCAACCTGGTCGAGGTCACGCTGCCGCCGCACACCACCATGGCCGGACGACCGGTCCGCGACCTCAACCTCCCCCGCGACGCTGCCTTGGTGACGATCCTGCGCGGCGGGCGCGTCATCGTGCCGTCCCCCGACGAGCCGATCGAGCCGGGTGACGAGCTGCTGTTCGTGGCCTCCCCCGAGGTCGAGGACCTGGTCCGCCGCGCCGTCAGCTGACATCCCCGGCCCCGGCGGAGGAAGACATGACACAGACGACACAGCAGTCGCTGGCCGAGGAGTTCCGCACCGAGCTCGTCGGCTTCTGCTACCGCTTCCTCGGTTCGTGGTCGGAGGCCGAGGACGCCGTCCAGGAGACGATGCTGCGCGCCTGGCAGCGGGCCGACAGCTTCCAGGGCCGATCGTCCCTGCGCACCTGGGTGTACCGGATCGCCACGAACATCTGCCTGGATCTGGTCAAGGCCCCGCAGCGCCGCGCGCTGCCGGTGGATCTGACGGCGGCCGGTCAGGCGCCGGACGACCCGACGACCCTACGAACGCTGCCGGAGAGCACCTGGATCTCGCCGTTCGCCGACCACCGACTGCCGATCCCCGCAGACCCGGCCGCCGTCGCGGAGCAGCGCGATTCGGTGCGGCTCGCCTTCATCGCCGCCCTGCAGACGCTGCCGCCGAAGCAGCGCGCAGTGCTGATCCTGCGGGACGTGCTCGACTGGTCGGCCGCCGAGTGCGCCGAGCTGCTCCGGCTCAGCGTGGCGTCGGTGAACTCGGCGCTGGCCAGGTCGCGGGCCTCGTGCGCTGCTGCCGACCGGACGCGGGCGCTGCCGACGCCGACAGAGGAGGCCGATCTCCGCCTGCTCAGCTCCTACCTGGCGGCCTTCGAGCGCTACGACATCGACGCGCTCATTGCACTGCTCACCCAGGACGCGGAGTTCTCGATGCCGCCGTACCTGCTGTGGATGCACGGCACCGATGCGATCCGCGCCTGGTGGGACGGTCCCGGCCGGATCTGCGAGGGGTCACGCTGTCTCATCACCCGGGCGAACGGCCGTCCGGCGATGGCGGTGTACCACGCGGTGGCCGCCGACCGCTGGGCGCCGTTCGCCATCCATGTTCTCGACGTGCGTGATGGTGCGATCAGCGCGATCACCCACTTCATGGACACCACCGCCTTCGCCCAGTTCGGGTTGCCTCCGGAGCTCGGCCGCGAATGAAGTGGGACCCTCCCCGGCCGGCACCGATCAGTTCCGCCGATCCGCGTCGTCAACCTCCTTGACAGCATCGCCCGCCACGAGAGGACACACCATGAGCCGCACCGTCAACGCCCACCTGTTCGCCAGCATCAACGGCGTCGTCGAGGACCCGAACCTGTGGCAGTTCGATGCCTTCGGTGCCGAAGAAGGCGCGCTGATGAACAGCGGGATCGCCGACGTCACCGACATCGTGATCGGCGCCGAACTCTGGCGCCAGTGGTCGGGCTACTGGCCAGACCAGAACGACGACTTCGGGGCGTTCATCAACCCGGTCCGCAAACACGTGATCGCCACGACCCTCGCCGACCGCGCTGCCGACGGCGGGCTGGGCTGGAACTCCACGCTGGTCACCGGCAATCCGATCGAGTACGTCACCGCGCTCAAGTCCAACGGCGAAACCGGCCGGATCTCGGTCGTCGGCGGGATCACCACCACGCGTTCGTTGTTCGTCGGCGGGGTGATCGACGCCCTCACGCTGACGGTGCACCCGGTCGCGGCCGGAGCCGGGCGCAGGCTGTTCGACGAGTCGGTGCCGACCACCCGCCTGCAGCTGCTGGAGCACCAGATCACCCCGATGGGCAACGCGGTCCTCACCTACGGTCTGCGCGCGGCCGCCTGACCACCAGCGCGTCCCGGGATCGAGCTCCCAGCAGGTGCTCGGTCCTGGGACCCGGTTCAGTCGGTGCCCTGCTCCGCCTGCTTGGCGGCCGCCTTGCGTTCCTGCTGCTCGGCGGCGATCCGATAGCGCTCCTTGAAGGTGAGCGGCGCGCTCTTCGGCTGGGTCGCGCGCTTGTGCTTGACCTCGTCCCATTGCTGGCGGAGGGTCTTGCCGGAGCCGGCGGTCACGATCAGCACGGTCCCGATGATCACCAGGACGAACAGCGGGTAGCCCATCGCGATCCGGGTGAACGCGAGCCAGCCGACCTGGTCGGAGTCGTACAGCCAGCGCTGCACGACGAATCGCGCAACGCACACCAGCACCCACAGCGCGGTCGCACAGTCGTAGCGCCGCACCATCTTCCGGTCCTGCCGCCATGCGTTGCCGCGGCCGTTCAGGTTCTCCCAGATGACGCCGATCAGCGGCCACCGGATGAGGATCGAGATCAACAGCACGACGCCGTACACGACGAACATCCAGATGCCGAAGGCGAAGAAACCCTTTGCCTCCCCGGACCGGCCGGCGATGAAGGCGGCGATCCCGACGCCGAACAGTCCGCCGACGGCTTGACTGATCGGTTCGTGCCGGATCAATCGGATGACGGCGATGAGCACACCGGCCGCCAGGGCACCGATGATGGCCGGGGTCAGTCCGGCGATCGCGTTGATGATGACGAACGCGATCACCGGCACGGCGGAGTCGATCATCCCGCCGATGCCGCCCATCTGTTCCCAGGCGGACGGCATGCGCGCGGCGCTGTCGGCTTCCGCCGGTGGGCCGGCCGCCGCTGCGGTGGCACCGGCCGGTTCAGCGATGTGCTGGGGATCGGCCTGCGGCGGAACAGCGGACAACCTGTCCGTGCGGGCCTCGGCCGGGCCGGGACCGTCGGGTGCGCTCACTGACTGGAAGGGAGGAGCTCGTACTCGGGGTTGTACATGACCTTCTCGCCGCCGCGGAAGCCGATCCGGCCACGCACCTTGATCGTGCGGCCGGGCTCGACGCCACGGATCGAGCGTCGGCCGACCCAGATGAGTTGGACGGCATCGGTGCCGTCGTACAACTCGGCGGTCAACGACTGCAGGGCATCAGCCGGTCGAAGGTCGACGCACCGCAGCCGACCCAGCAGGGCGACCTTCTCGCCCTGACGACAGGAGCCGGCAGCACAAGCTTCCGGGTTCGCCGCCACTTCCGAGCTCAACGTCTCGGCCTCGGCCTCGTCGGGGTCCGTGGTCAGGCGCTTGAACCAGGAACCCATCTTCGTCGTCACTGTGCTCACGCCTCCCACGGTAATCCAGATCGACCGCTCCGGTGGTCCGGACGGAACGAGCTCGCGCCCGAACCACCTTCACGTACTGCTCAGGCGCAGTCGACGCAGACCATCCGGCCGCCCTTCTCGGACGACAGGCGGCTGCGATGCTGCACCAGGAAACACACCGAGCAGGTGAACTCGTCAGCCTGCTTCGGAATCACTTTCACGGTGAGTTCTTCACCCGAGAGATCGGCGCCGGGCAGTTCGAACGACTCGGCGGTATCACCTTCGTCCACGTCCACCACAGAGGACTGAGCCTCGTTGCGTCGGGCCTTCAGCTCCTCGAGCGAATCCTCACCGACCTCGTCCGACTCGTTGCGACGCGGTGCGTCGTAATCGGTTGCCATCGGTCCTTACCCACTTCCATCTCGTCTGCGTTCCTGGGTCGTCGTCGCCGGTGCCAACGCGCAGGCAGCCACTTTTGTGCCCGCACCGCCGAGTGACCCGCGACGCACTCATCTGCTCGGGCGGCAGCACCATAGCCGATGCAGCGCTCGGGGGGAATACCGGGGCGTCAACACGCTGCCCGACGTTGCTCTGCGTGTTCCCGGCCGGACAACCTCTACCCTGTCAGCGTGACGACCGACCCGACAGCCGACCGCTATCGTCGCCGTCGACGCTGGCCGATCCTGACGGTGCTCGGGGTGCTGTTCCTCGGCGGTGGGTACATCTGGTTCCAGGCGCTGAAGCCCGAACCGTCCCTCGGCACCGGATGCAACACACCGGGCGCCGCGCCGGTCAGCACCTCCCAGTCCGCCCGCTCGAGCGCCGCGACCGGCCGCCCGCCCTCCGGCGGGTCTGGCTCCTCCGCCCGCAGCAGCGCGTCGCGCTCCAGCGCAGCGCCCAGGACCACCACCACCTCGCTGGGCGCGTTCACCGACAAGAACACCCTGGCGCAGGTCCGACCGGCGGCTCCCGACGCGTTCACCCTCAACGTCCTCAACGCCTCGCAGCAGCACGGCCTGGCGAAGACGCTGTCCGACGAGCTCCGCACGTTGGGCTTCGACCAGATCGGCGAGGTGACCAACGACCCGCTGTACCCGGCCAACGACCTGCGCTGCGTGGGCGAGATCCGGTACGGCAACGCGGGAGTGGCCTCGGCCAGGACCGCGCTGATGCTCATGCCGTGCGCCCAGCTGGTCGTCGACAACCGGGTCGACGAGTCGGTGGATGTGGCCATCGGCGATCTCTACACCTTCGACTCGACGCCGGATGCAGTGAAGGCCCAGCTCGCGGCGATCGGCGACGCGGCAGCTCCCCCACCGGTGTTCGACGGCCGCACCGTGCAGCTGTCGCGGTCGGCGCTGTCCATCCCGCCGCTGCCCTCCGCGGTGTGCCCGTCCTAGTCTCTAGTCCTGCTGACCGTCTCCAGTCCTGCTGACCGCCGACCCCTGACCACAGAACAGAGGAACCATGTCTCCTGCCGCACCTGATCGCGCCTTCGGCATCGACATCGGCGGCACCGGCATCAAGGGCGGCATCGTCTCCCTCGCCACCGGTGAGCTGATCGGAGATCGCTTCCGCATCGACACCCCGCAGCCGGCGACCCCGAAGGCCGTGACGAAGACCGCCGGTCAGGTGGCCGCACACTTCGACTACCGCGGCCCGGTGGGCATCACGTTCCCGGGTGTCGTCAAGCACGGCACCGTGCTCACCGCCGCCAACGTCGACCCCGGCTGGGTCGGTGAGTCCCTGGTCGACCTCACCACCCCGGTGATGCCCGGCGCCGTGACCGTGCTGAACGACGCCGACGCCGCCGGTCTGGCGGAGGCCCGCTTCGGTGCCGGCCGCGGACGCGACGGACTGGTCGTGATGGTGACCTTCGGGACCGGCATCGGTACCGCGCTGGTCCACGACGGTGTCCTGATCCCGAATGCCGAGCTGGGTCACATCGAGGTGCACGGGGAGGACGCCGAGCACCGCGCCGCAGCCTCCGCCAAGGACCGCAAGGGCCTGTCGTGGGAGCAGTGGGCCGAGCGGGCCGACGAGTACCTGCAGAAGCTCGAGGCCCTGCTGTCTCCCGAGTTGTTCATCGTGGGCGGTGGCGTCTCCAAGAAGGCCGACAAGTGGGTACCGCGACTGCACCTGAAGACCGAACTGGTGGTCGCCCAGATGCTCAACAACGCCGGCATCGCCGGCGCGGCCCTCGCTGCGGTCGAGGGCATCGAGAAGTCCTGACCCGAGGTCTGCCCGCGGCTACAACCCCCGCGGTCGACGACGGACGAGCGTTACCACAACGCACTGACCGCGGCTACAATGAATGAGTCGCCGACTCCCGGCCCACTCCCAGTCCTCGAGGATCCGCATGGATCCCGACCGTGGCGTGCGTCGGATCAGGTCGGAAATCGAACCAGAACATCAGGATGTGAAAGGTCACCAGTGGCTGGCGCAGCGAGTACTTCCTCAACCGCATCCGGAGCAACGACCGGCACGGGCCGTAAGCGGACGACCAAGGCTGCGGCCGACCCCGCGCTGAAGGCTGTCCCGGACGGCACGACGGCCACCGACGTGGCAGCCACGGCGGAGTCCGCCGTCGCACCCCCCAAGACCGCCCCCAAGCGCACAGCAGCGAAGAAGCCGGCGACCCCGCGCAAGACCACGGCGAAGAGCAAGGCGGCCACCAAGACCGCGACCGATGCGCCCGCCGACGGCGCAGCCGGCCCCGAGGCCGCAGCCCTGGCCGAGGGTGAGGAGGCGGACATCGACGGCGAGAGCACCCCCACCGTCGACGCCGCCGGGAAGCCCGTGGTCAAAGCCGAGCCCGCCTCGGGCGAGTACACCTGGGACGAGGACGAGGAGGAGGAGGAGTCCGAGGCGCTCAAGCAGGCCCGCAAGGATGCCGAGCTCACCGCCTCCGCCGACTCGGTCCGCGCCTATCTCAAGCAGATCGGCAAGGTCGCACTCCTCAACGCCGAGGAAGAGGTCGACCTGGCCAAACGCATCGAGGCCGGGCTCTACTCCGTCGAGATGATGAAGCGGGCCAAGGACTCCAGCAAGGGCATCGACGCCCAGCTCGAGCGGGACCTGCGCTGGGTCCGCCGCGACGGCGATCGGGCCAAGAACCACCTGCTGGAAGCCAACCTGCGCCTCGTCGTCTCACTGGCCAAGCGGTACACGGGCCGCGGCATGGCGTTCTTGGACCTCATCCAGGAGGGCAACCTCGGCCTGATCCGCGCGGTCGAGAAGTTCGACTACACCAAGGGCTACAAGTTCTCCACGTACGCCACCTGGTGGATCCGTCAGGCAATCACCCGCGCGATGGCCGACCAGGCGCGCACCATCCGGATCCCGGTGCACATGGTCGAGGTCATCAACAAGC from Nakamurella sp. A5-74 harbors:
- a CDS encoding APC family permease — its product is MSKMTYVAKRLLVGRPFRSDKLGNTLLPKRIALPVFASDAMSSVAYAPQEVFATLAVAGVGAYVFAPWLAILVCVVMLVVVASYRQNVHAYPSGGGDYEVATTNLGPTAGLLVASALSVDYILTVAVSTASGVANIGSAVKVVGDHPVLFSIIIIALVATANLRGVRESGLAFAIPVYLFVVSMVVMIGTGIGRYVFGSEMRAETADFQIPVTHSLSGLALIFLLMRSFSSGSAALTGVEAISNGVPAFKKPKSKNAATTLALMGLIAVTMFGGLVFLAMVTNVHIVEQGGLLIGAPEGYYQKTLIAQVAQTVFSGFPIAFYVVSIATGLILILACNTAFNGFPVLASILAQDSYLPRQLRTRGDRLAFSNGIVFLAVIALILVIAFQANVTALIQLYIVGVFVSFTLSQAGMIKHWNRELAKTTDEKRRRQMRRSQTINAIGLTFTSVVLVIVLVTKFLAGAWIAILAMGILFATMKAIRRHYDRVSRELAADEDDMVLPSRIHGIVLVSKLHLPTMRALAYARAIRADTLEAVMVNVDPEETAKVAREWEDRQIPVSLKVIDSPFREITKPIIDYVRRVRKDSPRDLITVFIPEYVVGHWWEQLLHNQSALRLKTRLLFTPGIMVTSVPWQMSSTEAVQRRMRDVPMEVPLHQTGRKDLG
- a CDS encoding TrkA family potassium uptake protein, whose amino-acid sequence is MHIVIMGCGRVGSALAKALHRAGHSVAVIDRDETAFRRLGVDFSGQQVLGMGFDRDTLMRARIREAHAFAAVSSGDNSNIIAARVAREQFGVDNVVARIYDPKRAQVYERLGIPTVATVPWTTDRLLRAILPDGLISEWRDPSGTGTIINLPYHQAWAGRPLQELEELCTVRVAFVIRYGSCLLPTADTIVQEGDLVYAGAVAGGIKTIAAAAAASPEEEH
- a CDS encoding TrkA family potassium uptake protein, which gives rise to MRVAIAGAGSVGRSIGAELVENGHQVMLIDRSPEAMKPERIPNAEWVLADACEVSSLEDAGLQTCDVVIACTGDDKVNLVLSLLAKTEFAVNRVVGRVNDPRNEWLFTDAWGVDVAVSTPRILAALVEEAVTVGDLVRLFTLRQGQANLVEVTLPPHTTMAGRPVRDLNLPRDAALVTILRGGRVIVPSPDEPIEPGDELLFVASPEVEDLVRRAVS
- a CDS encoding sigma-70 family RNA polymerase sigma factor, coding for MTSPAPAEEDMTQTTQQSLAEEFRTELVGFCYRFLGSWSEAEDAVQETMLRAWQRADSFQGRSSLRTWVYRIATNICLDLVKAPQRRALPVDLTAAGQAPDDPTTLRTLPESTWISPFADHRLPIPADPAAVAEQRDSVRLAFIAALQTLPPKQRAVLILRDVLDWSAAECAELLRLSVASVNSALARSRASCAAADRTRALPTPTEEADLRLLSSYLAAFERYDIDALIALLTQDAEFSMPPYLLWMHGTDAIRAWWDGPGRICEGSRCLITRANGRPAMAVYHAVAADRWAPFAIHVLDVRDGAISAITHFMDTTAFAQFGLPPELGRE
- a CDS encoding dihydrofolate reductase family protein — encoded protein: MSRTVNAHLFASINGVVEDPNLWQFDAFGAEEGALMNSGIADVTDIVIGAELWRQWSGYWPDQNDDFGAFINPVRKHVIATTLADRAADGGLGWNSTLVTGNPIEYVTALKSNGETGRISVVGGITTTRSLFVGGVIDALTLTVHPVAAGAGRRLFDESVPTTRLQLLEHQITPMGNAVLTYGLRAAA
- a CDS encoding DUF3159 domain-containing protein is translated as MSAPDGPGPAEARTDRLSAVPPQADPQHIAEPAGATAAAAGPPAEADSAARMPSAWEQMGGIGGMIDSAVPVIAFVIINAIAGLTPAIIGALAAGVLIAVIRLIRHEPISQAVGGLFGVGIAAFIAGRSGEAKGFFAFGIWMFVVYGVVLLISILIRWPLIGVIWENLNGRGNAWRQDRKMVRRYDCATALWVLVCVARFVVQRWLYDSDQVGWLAFTRIAMGYPLFVLVIIGTVLIVTAGSGKTLRQQWDEVKHKRATQPKSAPLTFKERYRIAAEQQERKAAAKQAEQGTD
- a CDS encoding OB-fold nucleic acid binding domain-containing protein; translated protein: MSTVTTKMGSWFKRLTTDPDEAEAETLSSEVAANPEACAAGSCRQGEKVALLGRLRCVDLRPADALQSLTAELYDGTDAVQLIWVGRRSIRGVEPGRTIKVRGRIGFRGGEKVMYNPEYELLPSSQ
- a CDS encoding DUF4193 domain-containing protein; the protein is MATDYDAPRRNESDEVGEDSLEELKARRNEAQSSVVDVDEGDTAESFELPGADLSGEELTVKVIPKQADEFTCSVCFLVQHRSRLSSEKGGRMVCVDCA
- the cei gene encoding envelope integrity protein Cei — encoded protein: MTTDPTADRYRRRRRWPILTVLGVLFLGGGYIWFQALKPEPSLGTGCNTPGAAPVSTSQSARSSAATGRPPSGGSGSSARSSASRSSAAPRTTTTSLGAFTDKNTLAQVRPAAPDAFTLNVLNASQQHGLAKTLSDELRTLGFDQIGEVTNDPLYPANDLRCVGEIRYGNAGVASARTALMLMPCAQLVVDNRVDESVDVAIGDLYTFDSTPDAVKAQLAAIGDAAAPPPVFDGRTVQLSRSALSIPPLPSAVCPS
- the ppgK gene encoding polyphosphate--glucose phosphotransferase, whose translation is MSPAAPDRAFGIDIGGTGIKGGIVSLATGELIGDRFRIDTPQPATPKAVTKTAGQVAAHFDYRGPVGITFPGVVKHGTVLTAANVDPGWVGESLVDLTTPVMPGAVTVLNDADAAGLAEARFGAGRGRDGLVVMVTFGTGIGTALVHDGVLIPNAELGHIEVHGEDAEHRAAASAKDRKGLSWEQWAERADEYLQKLEALLSPELFIVGGGVSKKADKWVPRLHLKTELVVAQMLNNAGIAGAALAAVEGIEKS
- a CDS encoding RNA polymerase sigma factor; the protein is MAGAASTSSTASGATTGTGRKRTTKAAADPALKAVPDGTTATDVAATAESAVAPPKTAPKRTAAKKPATPRKTTAKSKAATKTATDAPADGAAGPEAAALAEGEEADIDGESTPTVDAAGKPVVKAEPASGEYTWDEDEEEEESEALKQARKDAELTASADSVRAYLKQIGKVALLNAEEEVDLAKRIEAGLYSVEMMKRAKDSSKGIDAQLERDLRWVRRDGDRAKNHLLEANLRLVVSLAKRYTGRGMAFLDLIQEGNLGLIRAVEKFDYTKGYKFSTYATWWIRQAITRAMADQARTIRIPVHMVEVINKLGRIQRELLQDLGREPTPEELAKEMDITPDKVLEIQQYAREPISLDQTIGDEGDSQLGDFIEDSEAVVAVDAVSFTLLQDQLQSVLQTLSEREAGVVRLRFGLTDGQPRTLDEIGQVYGVTRERIRQIESKTMSKLRHPSRSQVLRDYLE